In Erigeron canadensis isolate Cc75 chromosome 6, C_canadensis_v1, whole genome shotgun sequence, the following are encoded in one genomic region:
- the LOC122605149 gene encoding abscisic acid receptor PYL4-like: MPSSIQVQRLPTTSTTNHPTTVNHQKQPSSSTTTISRVPSSISIPQDLIHHHTHALGPHQCSSAVIQTISAPVASVWSVVRRFDNPQAYKHFLKSCNVILGDGDVGTLREVHVVSGLPAGSSTERLEILDDDLHVMSFSVVGGDHRLTNYRSVTTLHPSPTCHGSTVVVESYVVDVPPENTKEETCVFVDTIVRCNLISLKQFAENLVKSNNH; encoded by the coding sequence ATGCCTTCTTCTATTCAAGTCCAAAGACTCCCTACTACCAGCACCACCAACCACCCCACCACCGTCAACCACCAAAAACAACCGTCGTCTTCCACAACCACGATATCCAGAGTCCCATCATCTATATCTATCCCACAAGATTTAATCCACCATCACACACACGCACTTGGCCCCCACCAGTGTTCTTCGGCAGTCATCCAAACCATCTCCGCCCCCGTGGCATCCGTGTGGTCGGTCGTCCGCCGCTTCGACAACCCACAAGCGTACAAGCACTTTCTCAAAAGCTGTAACGTGATACTGGGTGATGGTGACGTGGGCACTTTAAGAGAAGTACACGTGGTGTCGGGATTACCAGCTGGATCTAGCACCGAACGTCTAGAGATCTTGGATGATGATCTTCATGTGATGAGCTTTAGTGTTGTTGGGGGTGATCATAGGCTAACAAACTATAGATCTGTCACGACTTTACATCCGTCACCGACCTGTCACGGTAGCACTGTTGTTGTTGAGTCGTATGTTGTTGATGTGCCACCGGAAAACACGAAAGAAGAAACGTGTGTGTTTGTTGATACTATCGTCCGATGTAACTTGATTTCTTTGAAGCAATTTGCTGAAAACTTGGTGAAGAGTAATAATCATTAA
- the LOC122605354 gene encoding laccase-12-like, translating to MGCDLTSIASNGLRALSLLSLLLLFSSFVSMANAKTHYHDFVVQETKVTRLCKTQTVLTVNGQLPGPTLEVNNGDSLVINVVNRAKDNVTIHWHGVRQITTAWADGPEFITQCPIRPGASYTYRFMITGQEGTLWWHAHSSWVRATVYGALVIRPKEGDSYPFTKPKRDSVVILGEWWNANPLDVIRQAMRSGGAPNISDAYTINGQPGDLYNCSTKETVIVPVDSGETNLIRVINAGLNQQLFFSIANHKLTVVGADASYVKPFATNVLMLGPGQTTDVLIKADQPPARYYIAARAYASAQGAPFDNTTTTAILEYKTAPCPAKGVSSKPIMPSLPAFNDTATATAFTTSFRSLKKVTVPTDIDENLFITAGLGLNQCPRGAPSSTCQGPNGTRFTASMNNVSFALPSNFSVLQAHHHGVPGVFTTDFPAKPPVAFDYTGNVSRSLWQPIRGTKVYKLKYGAKVQIVLQGTNIQTAENHPIHLHGYDFYILAEGFGNFNPATDTSKFNLVDPPLRNTASLPVSGWAVIRFVADNPGAWIMHCHLDVHIGWGLATVFLVDNGVGVLETLQQPPADLPVC from the exons ATGGGGTGCGACTTAACCAGCATTGCTAGCAACGGATTACGTGCATTGTCGCTTTTGAGTTTGTTGCTTCTGTTTTCAAGTTTTGTCTCCATGGCAAATGCAAAAACTCACTACCATGACTTTGTT GTTCAAGAAACAAAAGTAACAAGACTGTGCAAAACGCAGACCGTTCTTACAGTGAATGGGCAACTACCAGGCCCGACCTTGGAAGTGAACAATGGCGACAGTTTAGTGATAAATGTCGTCAACAGAGCTAAAGATAATGTTACCATTCACTG GCATGGTGTTAGACAAATTACCACAGCATGGGCAGATGGACCTGAGTTCATCACTCAGTGTCCTATTAGACCAGGAGCGAGTTACACCTACAGGTTCATGATTACAGgacaagaaggaacactatggTGGCATGCACACAGCTCATGGGTCCGAGCCACGGTGTATGGTGCTCTTGTCATTCGCCCCAAAGAAGGAGATTCTTATCCATTTACGAAACCAAAACGTGATTCTGTCGTTATCCTTG ggGAATGGTGGAATGCTAACCCCTTGGATGTTATAAGACAAGCCATGAGATCAGGAGGAGCTCCTAATATATCGGATGCATACACTATCAATGGTCAACCTGGTGATCTATATAATTGTTCCACCAAAG AAACTGTAATAGTTCCAGTGGATTCAGGCGAGACAAACCTCATTCGGGTGATCAATGCTGGTCTCAATCAACAGCTTTTCTTCAGTATTGCTAACCACAAACTCACAGTTGTCGGAGCTGATGCTTCTTATGTCAAACCTTTCGCCACCAATGTCCTCATGCTTGGACCAGGCCAAACCACTGATGTACTCATCAAAGCCGACCAACCACCAGCACGATACTATATTGCTGCACGTGCTTACGCCAGTGCACAAGGAGCGCCATTTGACAACACCACCACAACTGCCATTTTGGAGTACAAAACCGCCCCATGTCCAGCAAAGGGTGTCTCATCGAAGCCCATTATGCCTTCTCTTCCAGCTTTTAATGACACCGCTACCGCCACTGCTTTCACCACTAGCTTCAGAAGCCTAAAAAAGGTCACAGTTCCAACTGACATCGATGAGAATCTCTTCATCACTGCAGGGCTTGGACTAAACCAGTGCCCAAGAGGAGCCCCTTCTAGTACATGTCAGGGTCCAAATGGAACCCGATTCACTGCAAGCATGAACAATGTATCTTTCGCCCTCCCTTCGAATTTCTCTGTGCTGCAAGCACACCACCACGGTGTTCCTGGAGTTTTCACCACTGACTTTCCAGCAAAGCCTCCAGTGGCATTCGATTACACTGGTAACGTAAGCCGATCTTTGTGGCAACCTATTCGTGGTACAAAAGTTTACAAGTTAAAATATGGAGCGAAGGTACAAATAGTATTACAAGGTACTAATATCCAAACAGCTGAGAATCACCCCATCCATCTTCACGGATATGATTTCTACATATTAGCAGAAGGATTCGGAAACTTCAATCCTGCAACTGACACCTCTAAATTCAACCTTGTGGATCCACCACTGAGAAATACTGCCAGTTTACCAGTTAGCGGGTGGGCAGTCATTAGATTCGTTGCTGACAATCCAG GTGCTTGGATCATGCACTGTCACTTGGACGTTCACATCGGGTGGGGTTTGGCTACAGTGTTTTTAGTAGATAATGGAGTTGGAGTACTGGAGACATTACAACAACCACCAGCAGACTTGCCTGTCTGTTAA